A window of Oncorhynchus nerka isolate Pitt River linkage group LG4, Oner_Uvic_2.0, whole genome shotgun sequence contains these coding sequences:
- the LOC115128668 gene encoding polypeptide N-acetylgalactosaminyltransferase 15: MRLWSRPRPCRRVMLCLWLLILALSVATLALMDLVFRDQTQTPPNSPRRPFQRLSGPPDLEVIVDSWDRLKQEHNLGLAPLSSLQEDQLLFVPSTQVRNPAPPPRKGNYRMVISSAKKESAVPVLPTHGNMGRPVRLKLEGLERDMEKSALQKYGFNELVSERISLHRRLPEARHPSCLVERYSESLPSASVVICFHDEAWSTLLRTVHSVLDTAPKEYLREVLLVDDLSQHGHLKSVLSEYVLLLEGVRLVRSTWRLGVAGCRSLGAARAVGEVLVFMDSHCECQRGWLEPLLERVAQDRTRVVSPIIDVIDWQTFQYNATQWPHRGVFDWRLDFNWETLSQQENQDSPVEPVQSPALVGVVLAIDRHFFQSVGGYDPGMLFWGAEQMELSIRVWLCGGSMEVVPCSRVAHLGRHHQPYTLPDQDILQRNKIRIADTWLDAFRKIYYKRDTLAHFIRQSESPNITELVRLKKRLGCRNFHWFLTNVYPDLYIPQDRPSLSGELYNVGTGYCADYPGGRGAQGATMDIAPCSGNGYQHCELNSMGEVRWGPAGRLCFHAQGERVVLTPCPAHQPPRNKPQWRVIKLSGQVVHLQTQRCLEAVKEGDKQQRDTGGHQRGGNATQKGLFLRPCAHQPRQQWHFEQLVVPKGA; this comes from the exons ATGCGGCTTTGGAGCAGACCCAGACCATGCCGCCGGGTGATGCTCTGTCTCTGGTTACTTATCCTCGCTCTATCCGTGGCCACGCTGGCCCTCATGGACCTGGTCTTTCGGGATCAGACCCAAACACCGCCCAACTCGCCCCGCCGTCCCTTCCAGCGGCTCTCTGGTCCACCGGACCTGGAGGTGATCGTGGATTCCTGGGACCGTCTCAAACAGGAGCATAATCTCGGTCTCGCGCCGCTGAGCTCCCTGCAGGAGGACCAGCTTCTCTTCGTGCCCTCAACCCAGGTGAGGAACCCAGCTCCGCCGCCGAGGAAGGGGAATTACCGGATGGTTATATCAAGCGCCAAGAAGGAATCAGCGGTCCCGGTGCTACCGACGCACGGGAATATGGGGAGACCGGTGCGGCTGAAGCTGGAGGGGCTAGAAAGGGACATGGAGAAGTCTGCTCTGCAGAAATACGGCTTCAACGAGCTGGTGAGCGAACGGATCTCACTGCATCGCAGATTGCCCGAGGCTCGCCATCCTTC GTGCCTCGTTGAGCGTTACAGTGAGTCGCTGCCGTCCGCGAGCGTGGTGATATGTTTCCATGACGAGGCTTGGTCCACGCTCCTCCGCACCGTGCACAGCGTGCTCGACACAGCGCCCAAGGAGTACCTGCGCGAGGTCCTGCTCGTGGACGACCTCAGTCAGCATG GTCACCTGAAGAGTGTGCTGAGTGAGTATGTGTTGCTGCTGGAAGGGGTGCGTCTGGTCCGCAGCACGTGGCGTCTGGGCGTGGCAGGGTGTCGCTCTCTGGGTGCAGCCAGAGCTGTGGGGGAGGTACTGGTCTTCATGGACTCACACTGCGAGTGCCAAAGGGGCTGGTTGGAACCACTATTGGAGCGAGTGGCACAGGACAg gACCAGAGTGGTGTCCCCCATCATAGACGTGATAGACTGGCAGACGTTCCAGTACAACGCCACCCAGTGGCCACACAGGGGAGTGTTTGACTGGAGACTGGACTTCAACTGGGAAACCCTGTCCCAACAGGAAAACCAGGATTCACCAGTGGAGCCTGTCCA GAGTCCGGCGTTGGTGGGCGTGGTCTTAGCAATTGACAGACACTTCTTCCAGAGCGTGGGAGGTTATGATCCAGGCATGCTGTTCTGGGGGGCGGAGCAGATGGAGTTGTCCATCAGG GTGTGGTTGTGTGGGGGCTCCATGGAGGTGGTCCCCTGCTCCAGAGTGGCTCACCTGGGGCGCCATCACCAGCCCTATACCCTCCCTGACCAGGACATCCTCCAGAGGAACAAGATACGCATCGCTGACACCTGGCTGGATGCCTTCAGGAAGATCTACTATAAGAGAGATACACTAGCTCACTTCATCAGGCAG TCTGAGAGTCCTAACATTACAGAGCTAGTCAGACTGAAGAAGAGACTGGGCTGTCGTAACTTCCACTGGTTCCTGACTAATGTCTACCCAGACCTCTATATACCCCAGGACAGACCTTCACTCTCAGGGGAG CTGTACAATGTTGGCACTGGCTATTGTGCAGATTACCCTGGAGGACGGGGTGCACAGGGCGCCACTATGGACATAGCACCCTGCAGTGGCAATGGCTACCAG CACTGTGAGTTGAACTCCATGGGAGAGGTGCGCTGGGGGCCAGCGGGACGGCTGTGTTTCCACGCCCAAGGCGAGAGGGTGGTACTAACACCGTGCCCCGCCCATCAGCCACCACGCAACAAACCACAGTGGAGGGTCATCAAG cTGAGTGGCCAGGTGGTTCACTTGCAGACCCAGAGATGTCTGGAAGCTGTGAAGGAGGGGGATAAGCAGCAGAGGGACACAGGAGGTCACCAGAGAGGGGGCAACGCTACCCAGAAGGGTCTGTTCCTGCGCCCCTGTGCCCATCAGCCCCGGCAACAGTGGCACTTCGAACAGCTAGTTGTCCCTAAAGGGGCCTGA